One region of Microbacterium sp. M28 genomic DNA includes:
- a CDS encoding GNAT family N-acetyltransferase, translating to MTVRLRRWAPSDLPLLYRANTPEMTAHLAGPETDDQVQERNQRYLRLWREGAARMFVVEDDEAAVGGIGWWTTEWDDQDVHETGWFILPEMQGRGIGRAALALLVQDVREHRTERLLTAFPSEDNLPSNALCRGAGFSLVATRELAFRGQTLQTNVWALDLDSPSAP from the coding sequence ATGACCGTGCGTCTGAGGAGATGGGCCCCGTCCGACCTGCCGCTGCTGTACCGCGCCAACACACCCGAGATGACCGCGCACCTCGCCGGTCCCGAGACCGACGATCAGGTCCAGGAGCGCAACCAGAGGTACCTGCGGCTGTGGCGGGAGGGCGCGGCGCGGATGTTCGTGGTCGAGGACGACGAGGCCGCCGTCGGCGGGATCGGCTGGTGGACCACCGAGTGGGACGATCAGGACGTGCACGAGACGGGCTGGTTCATCCTTCCCGAGATGCAGGGCCGCGGCATCGGCCGCGCCGCCCTCGCCCTCCTCGTCCAGGACGTCCGAGAGCACCGCACCGAGCGTCTGCTGACGGCCTTCCCCTCGGAGGACAACCTGCCGTCGAACGCGCTGTGCAGGGGCGCCGGATTCTCGCTCGTCGCGACGCGGGAGCTCGCGTTCCGGGGCCAGACGCTGCAGACCAATGTCTGGGCGCTGGATCTCGACTCGCCTTCCGCGCCGTGA
- the nadA gene encoding quinolinate synthase NadA produces MSTAFVPVSRLRTDPSVDHAIQAIVDGTSVDATCSTDLALGPWDFDTRPGYGPGSSMGDVIPTGAPRQGELPTAYRDASEDELHARIVAAKQTLGDRVVILGHFYQREEVVQHADYVGDSFQLATAAKGRPDAEAIVFCGVHFMAETADLLSGADQAVILPNLAAGCSMADMADIDQVEECWEQLAEVLGDLDAEDEDGRVPVIPVTYMNSSAAIKGFVGRHGGIVCTSSNAATVLEWAFERGRRVLFFPDQHLGRNTAKGMGVELSQMPMWNPRKPLGGSTEAEIEDARVILWHGFCSVHRRFTVAQIDQARAERPGVRVIVHPECPMEVVDAADEAGSTDYIRRAIDAATEPTTFAIGTEINLVRRLAAQYPQHEIFCLDPVVCPCSTMYRIHPGYLAWVLEELVAGRVVNRIEVTSDVADPARVALERMLAAKPPVVASAR; encoded by the coding sequence ATGAGCACCGCCTTCGTCCCCGTCTCCCGTCTGCGCACGGACCCGTCCGTCGACCACGCCATCCAGGCCATCGTCGACGGCACCAGCGTCGACGCCACCTGCAGCACCGATCTTGCGCTCGGCCCGTGGGACTTCGACACCCGCCCCGGGTACGGACCCGGCTCGTCGATGGGCGATGTGATCCCGACCGGAGCGCCCCGGCAGGGCGAGCTGCCGACGGCGTACCGCGACGCGAGCGAGGACGAGCTCCACGCGCGCATCGTCGCCGCGAAGCAGACGCTCGGCGACCGCGTGGTCATCCTCGGGCACTTCTACCAGCGCGAGGAGGTCGTCCAGCACGCCGACTACGTGGGCGACTCGTTCCAGCTCGCCACAGCAGCCAAGGGCCGACCGGATGCCGAGGCGATCGTGTTCTGCGGCGTGCACTTCATGGCCGAGACCGCTGATCTGCTCTCGGGAGCGGACCAGGCGGTGATCCTGCCGAATCTCGCAGCCGGATGCTCGATGGCGGACATGGCCGACATCGACCAGGTCGAGGAATGCTGGGAGCAGCTGGCCGAGGTGCTCGGCGATCTGGATGCCGAGGACGAAGACGGCCGCGTGCCGGTCATCCCCGTCACGTACATGAACTCCTCCGCTGCCATCAAGGGCTTCGTCGGCCGCCACGGCGGCATCGTGTGCACGTCCTCGAACGCCGCGACGGTTCTCGAGTGGGCGTTCGAGCGCGGTCGGCGCGTGCTGTTCTTCCCGGACCAGCACCTCGGACGCAACACCGCGAAGGGCATGGGCGTCGAGCTGTCGCAGATGCCGATGTGGAACCCGCGCAAGCCGCTGGGCGGATCGACCGAAGCGGAGATCGAGGACGCACGCGTGATCCTGTGGCACGGCTTCTGCTCCGTCCACCGGCGCTTCACGGTCGCCCAGATCGATCAGGCGCGCGCCGAGCGCCCCGGGGTCAGGGTCATCGTGCACCCCGAATGCCCCATGGAGGTCGTCGACGCCGCGGATGAGGCCGGTTCGACCGACTACATCCGCCGAGCGATCGACGCTGCCACCGAACCCACCACCTTCGCGATCGGCACGGAGATCAACCTGGTGCGTCGCCTGGCAGCGCAGTATCCGCAGCACGAGATCTTCTGCCTCGATCCTGTGGTGTGCCCGTGCTCGACGATGTACCGCATCCACCCCGGCTACCTCGCGTGGGTGCTGGAGGAACTGGTCGCGGGCCGCGTCGTCAACCGCATCGAGGTGACGAGCGACGTCGCCGATCCGGCGCGCGTCGCGCTGGAGCGGATGCTGGCCGCGAAGCCCCCGGTGGTTGCGAGCGCACGATGA
- a CDS encoding ABC transporter substrate-binding protein — protein MIRNGKRRVAITAIAGASVLALGLTACSGGGGDDTGDGGDADTTLRVWAGSQTPIEPNFNPFAPTVLHGALGPILEPLFFFNKTADEPATGMIGESYEYNEDGTVITVKIKPDLKWSDGEPLTAEDVAFTFTYEGNNPEGQGLVSAEPQDDTTVVLTYSAPQFTSEWQRMGGTWILPEHVWSEVDDFATFTNEEPVGSGAYVVDSVTSESYVLIANENYRDADDLGVGTVQYIAVDNNQAAQDLLAAGELDWAGMFIPNPDSVTGNGKIDWINTPQDPTVLYTCANADLGCTGEQTDVAVRQALNIAIDRGTIKQKAFVDLTGDISPTYALLPRDEKWVADPANEVSPQSPDAAGAGAILEAAGYTKDADGMYGKGGTPIELDLISVDGWTDYNDAAKLIAEQAGEAGITINVGTVQWQEFSDARQTGQYELIVGGMIGTSVADPFQIYRDWLGGTEVQSTGPVGEEVPAGRWNFSRYNNPTVDAAIAAANATNDEAVKMEQYATIQTEIVRDLPYIPLVINATQTFYNAKDFTGWPTEEDLYAFPPSWGSVSAGFILPQLQPAG, from the coding sequence ATGATCCGCAATGGAAAGCGCCGTGTCGCGATCACGGCGATCGCGGGGGCATCCGTCCTCGCACTCGGCCTCACCGCCTGTTCGGGCGGGGGCGGCGACGACACCGGCGACGGCGGAGACGCAGACACGACGCTGCGCGTCTGGGCCGGCAGCCAGACGCCGATCGAGCCGAACTTCAACCCATTCGCTCCGACCGTGCTCCACGGCGCACTCGGGCCCATCCTCGAGCCGCTGTTCTTCTTCAACAAGACGGCCGACGAGCCGGCGACGGGGATGATCGGCGAGTCGTACGAGTACAACGAGGACGGCACGGTCATCACCGTGAAGATCAAGCCGGACCTGAAGTGGAGCGACGGCGAGCCGCTGACCGCGGAGGACGTCGCCTTCACCTTCACGTACGAGGGCAACAACCCCGAAGGACAGGGCCTCGTCTCCGCGGAGCCCCAGGACGACACGACCGTCGTGCTGACCTACTCCGCGCCGCAGTTCACCTCCGAGTGGCAGCGCATGGGCGGCACGTGGATCCTCCCCGAGCACGTCTGGAGCGAGGTCGACGACTTCGCGACCTTCACCAATGAGGAGCCGGTCGGATCGGGCGCCTACGTCGTCGACAGCGTCACGAGCGAGTCGTACGTGCTCATCGCCAACGAGAACTACCGCGACGCGGACGACCTCGGCGTGGGCACCGTGCAGTACATCGCGGTGGACAACAACCAGGCCGCACAGGATCTGCTCGCCGCCGGTGAGCTGGACTGGGCGGGCATGTTCATCCCGAACCCCGATTCCGTCACGGGCAACGGCAAGATCGACTGGATCAACACGCCCCAGGACCCGACCGTGCTGTACACCTGCGCCAACGCCGACCTCGGCTGCACGGGTGAGCAGACCGACGTCGCCGTCCGTCAGGCGCTGAACATCGCCATCGACCGCGGCACGATCAAGCAGAAGGCGTTCGTCGATCTCACGGGTGACATCTCGCCGACGTACGCGCTGCTTCCGCGTGATGAGAAGTGGGTCGCCGACCCGGCCAACGAGGTCAGCCCGCAGAGCCCGGATGCCGCGGGCGCCGGGGCCATCCTCGAGGCCGCGGGTTACACCAAGGACGCCGACGGCATGTACGGCAAGGGCGGCACGCCGATCGAGCTCGACCTGATCTCGGTGGACGGCTGGACCGACTACAACGACGCCGCGAAGCTGATCGCCGAGCAGGCCGGCGAGGCCGGCATCACCATCAACGTCGGCACCGTGCAGTGGCAGGAGTTCTCCGATGCGCGTCAGACCGGCCAGTACGAGCTGATCGTGGGCGGCATGATCGGGACCTCGGTCGCCGACCCGTTCCAGATCTACCGCGACTGGCTCGGCGGCACCGAGGTCCAGTCGACCGGCCCGGTCGGCGAGGAAGTGCCGGCAGGCCGCTGGAACTTCAGCCGCTACAACAACCCCACCGTGGATGCCGCGATCGCCGCCGCCAACGCGACGAACGACGAGGCCGTGAAGATGGAGCAGTACGCCACGATCCAGACCGAGATCGTCCGCGACCTCCCGTACATCCCGCTGGTGATCAACGCCACCCAGACCTTCTACAACGCGAAGGACTTCACGGGTTGGCCGACGGAGGAGGACCTGTACGCGTTCCCGCCGTCCTGGGGCTCCGTCTCGGCCGGATTCATCCTGCCGCAGCTGCAGCCGGCCGGCTGA
- a CDS encoding NUDIX hydrolase: MVTRTGEADIRVAVSTVILTLRRGENGTPVLSLPLVLRTRDPHQGQWALPGGWLVPSEGLEQAAARTLAETTGLAPSYLEQLYAFGDVDRSPSRVVSIVYWALLRQDEVDAQSAAHIAAGNAPENVRWFDAVDLPQLAFDHNQIVDYALWRLRNKVGYSRVAHGFLPPTFTLSDLREAYETILGRRLDPANFRRQVEATGTLVPTDDFRTGSHRPARLYRYNTDVELADRGPLVSR, encoded by the coding sequence ATGGTGACCAGAACTGGGGAAGCCGACATCCGCGTCGCGGTGTCGACGGTGATCCTGACGCTGCGCCGTGGCGAGAACGGCACCCCGGTGCTGTCGCTTCCTCTGGTCCTGCGCACGAGGGACCCGCATCAGGGCCAGTGGGCTCTCCCCGGCGGCTGGCTGGTGCCGAGCGAGGGGCTCGAGCAGGCCGCGGCGCGCACGCTCGCCGAGACGACGGGTCTCGCGCCGAGCTATCTCGAGCAGCTGTACGCGTTCGGCGATGTGGACCGCTCCCCCAGCCGGGTCGTGTCGATCGTGTACTGGGCGCTGCTGCGACAGGACGAGGTCGACGCTCAGAGCGCCGCGCACATCGCGGCGGGCAACGCGCCGGAGAACGTCCGCTGGTTCGACGCCGTCGATCTCCCGCAGCTGGCCTTCGATCACAACCAGATCGTCGACTACGCGCTGTGGCGACTGCGCAACAAGGTCGGCTACAGCCGGGTCGCGCACGGCTTCCTTCCCCCGACGTTCACCCTGTCCGACCTGCGCGAGGCCTACGAGACGATCCTCGGCCGCCGATTGGATCCGGCCAACTTCCGCCGACAGGTCGAAGCGACCGGCACGCTCGTGCCGACCGACGATTTCCGTACGGGCAGCCACCGCCCAGCCCGCCTGTACCGCTACAACACCGACGTCGAGCTCGCCGATCGCGGCCCGCTCGTCTCCCGCTGA
- a CDS encoding ABC transporter ATP-binding protein: MTAPEAVLTARGVSIEYEVDPPVKAVRDVSLTLHRGEILGLAGESGCGKTTLAYGLNRLLKAPALMTSGEIVFHDRDGEDIDIVALADDGLRAFRWDKISMVFQGAMNSLNPVISVKAQIFDVFDTHRPGMSRKAKTERAQELLGLVGVDPSRLTSFPHELSGGMRQRVMIAMALALDPQVMIMDEPTTALDVVVQRGIIREIMRLRERLGFAVIFITHDLPMLIEISDRIAVMLQGQIVEQGTAEEIYRTPQHEYTKKLLSSFPSLKGARGGFVRSGAEITASEKEEAR, encoded by the coding sequence ATGACCGCCCCCGAAGCCGTCCTCACCGCTCGCGGTGTCTCGATCGAGTACGAGGTCGACCCGCCGGTGAAGGCCGTGCGCGACGTCTCGCTCACGCTGCACCGCGGTGAGATCCTCGGGCTGGCGGGTGAATCCGGGTGCGGGAAGACCACACTCGCGTACGGGCTGAACAGACTCCTCAAGGCCCCGGCGCTGATGACCAGCGGCGAGATCGTCTTCCACGACCGCGACGGCGAGGACATCGACATCGTCGCGCTCGCCGACGACGGTCTCCGGGCCTTCCGGTGGGACAAGATCTCGATGGTGTTCCAGGGCGCGATGAATTCCCTGAACCCCGTCATCAGCGTGAAGGCGCAGATCTTCGACGTCTTCGACACGCATCGCCCCGGTATGAGCCGAAAGGCCAAGACCGAGCGGGCGCAGGAGCTCCTCGGCCTGGTCGGCGTCGACCCTTCGCGCCTCACGAGCTTCCCGCACGAGCTCTCGGGAGGCATGCGCCAGCGCGTGATGATCGCGATGGCGCTCGCCCTGGATCCACAGGTCATGATCATGGACGAGCCGACCACGGCGCTCGACGTGGTCGTGCAGCGCGGGATCATCCGGGAGATCATGCGCCTGCGCGAACGCCTCGGCTTCGCGGTGATCTTCATCACCCACGACCTGCCGATGCTGATCGAGATCAGCGATCGGATCGCCGTCATGCTGCAGGGTCAGATCGTCGAGCAGGGGACGGCGGAGGAGATCTACCGCACCCCGCAGCACGAGTACACCAAGAAGCTGCTCTCCAGCTTCCCGAGCCTGAAGGGCGCGCGCGGCGGCTTCGTGCGCAGCGGCGCCGAGATCACGGCATCCGAGAAGGAGGAGGCACGATGA
- a CDS encoding ABC transporter permease produces the protein MSETITKPTSNPMDTVALVTQKQTRGGWRAMMPTMSAKLVTGIVIVVAIVLFGIIGPLVTQNPRYSGNDALQPPSAEHLLGTTKLGYDVFAQLAHGTQGSLLVGIVAGLIAIILSLLFGVLAGYVGGWRDESLSLVTNIALVIPGLPLAMVIATYFNTRSWLLVAFVLGITSWAGAAVVLRTQARSLRSRDYVYAAKVAGEKSFRVILVEILPNLLPLLAAQFLFAIIFAILGEAGLSYLGLGATDSITWGTILNDAQSGQALGTGAWWWFIPPGILIALLGCGLSLINFAIDEIINPKLRVAPEAARRVRKAAKTKGVGA, from the coding sequence ATGTCTGAGACCATCACGAAACCGACGTCCAATCCGATGGACACCGTCGCCCTCGTCACGCAGAAGCAGACCAGGGGCGGATGGCGCGCCATGATGCCGACGATGTCCGCCAAGCTCGTCACCGGCATCGTCATCGTGGTCGCGATCGTGCTGTTCGGCATCATCGGACCGCTCGTCACGCAGAATCCGCGCTACTCCGGCAACGACGCCCTCCAGCCGCCGAGTGCCGAGCACCTGCTGGGGACGACCAAACTCGGATACGACGTGTTCGCCCAGCTCGCCCACGGCACGCAGGGATCGCTGCTGGTCGGCATCGTCGCCGGACTCATCGCGATCATCCTGTCGCTGCTGTTCGGAGTGCTCGCCGGCTATGTCGGCGGATGGCGCGACGAGAGCCTGTCGCTCGTGACCAACATCGCCCTGGTCATCCCGGGGCTTCCGCTCGCGATGGTGATCGCGACGTACTTCAACACGCGCAGCTGGCTGCTCGTGGCCTTCGTGCTCGGCATCACCTCGTGGGCCGGGGCTGCCGTCGTGCTGCGGACGCAGGCTCGATCGCTGCGCAGCCGTGACTACGTGTACGCGGCGAAGGTCGCGGGGGAGAAGTCGTTCCGCGTCATCCTCGTCGAGATCCTGCCGAACCTGCTGCCGCTGCTGGCCGCGCAGTTCCTCTTCGCGATCATCTTCGCGATCCTGGGCGAGGCGGGGCTCTCGTACCTGGGTCTCGGCGCGACCGACTCGATCACGTGGGGCACGATCCTCAACGACGCGCAGTCCGGTCAGGCGCTGGGAACCGGAGCGTGGTGGTGGTTCATCCCGCCCGGCATCCTGATCGCACTCCTCGGATGCGGGCTGTCTCTGATCAACTTCGCGATCGACGAGATCATCAACCCGAAACTGCGCGTCGCACCCGAGGCCGCACGCCGCGTCCGCAAGGCCGCGAAGACGAAGGGAGTGGGCGCATGA
- the gcvH gene encoding glycine cleavage system protein GcvH, which translates to MTDLTTLKYSDEHEWVALTGDVATVGITDFAADALGDIVFVELPAVGTEISRGDVFGEAESTKSVSELYAPVAGTVTEVNQAVVDDPALLNSSPFEDAWLIKVTVADGATDGLLDRDAYVALTEG; encoded by the coding sequence ATGACCGACCTGACCACCCTGAAGTACAGCGACGAGCACGAGTGGGTCGCCCTGACGGGCGATGTCGCGACCGTCGGCATCACCGATTTCGCCGCTGACGCCCTCGGAGACATCGTCTTCGTGGAGCTCCCCGCCGTCGGCACCGAGATCAGCCGCGGCGACGTCTTCGGCGAGGCCGAGTCGACCAAGTCGGTCTCCGAGCTCTACGCCCCGGTCGCCGGCACCGTGACCGAGGTCAACCAGGCCGTCGTCGACGACCCGGCTCTGCTGAACTCCTCGCCGTTCGAGGACGCGTGGCTGATCAAGGTGACCGTCGCCGACGGTGCGACCGACGGTCTGCTCGACCGCGACGCGTACGTCGCGCTGACCGAGGGCTGA
- a CDS encoding ABC transporter permease yields MKYYARRIGFYIITLWAAISLNFLLPRLMPGDPADIMIAKLQRSGGEVSETTVRNIKLLLGSDDASMWEQYIGYWGRMLRGDLGISVTKYPTPVAELIGQALPWTLILVGVATVISFILGIALGAWVGWKRGTWVDHLIPATTILQSIPYFWLALVLVAVFAVGLGWFPIIGGYSVFDFPRGPEWSWAFFADAVHHAILPAVTIVISSVGGWLFGMRNMMVSTLAEDYVTTAEAKGLRPQRILTMYASRNAAIPSIAGFAITLGFVVAGSIVMEQVFTYPGIGKLMFQAVQNSDYALMQGVFLVITLTVLAANFIMDLVYGYIDPRARHNV; encoded by the coding sequence ATGAAGTACTATGCCCGCCGGATCGGGTTCTACATCATCACGTTGTGGGCCGCGATCTCTCTCAACTTCCTGCTCCCTCGTCTGATGCCGGGCGACCCGGCCGACATCATGATCGCCAAGCTGCAGCGCAGCGGCGGCGAGGTGTCGGAGACCACGGTCCGCAACATCAAGCTGCTGCTGGGCTCGGATGACGCATCGATGTGGGAGCAGTACATCGGCTACTGGGGTCGGATGCTCCGAGGGGATCTCGGGATCTCCGTCACGAAGTATCCGACCCCGGTCGCCGAGCTCATCGGGCAGGCGCTGCCGTGGACGCTGATCCTCGTCGGCGTCGCGACCGTCATCTCGTTCATCCTCGGTATCGCGCTCGGTGCGTGGGTCGGGTGGAAGCGCGGCACCTGGGTCGATCATCTGATCCCGGCGACGACCATCCTCCAATCCATCCCGTACTTCTGGCTCGCGCTGGTGCTCGTCGCCGTGTTCGCGGTGGGACTCGGGTGGTTCCCGATCATCGGCGGCTACAGCGTCTTCGACTTCCCGAGGGGGCCGGAGTGGAGCTGGGCGTTCTTCGCGGATGCCGTCCACCACGCGATCCTGCCCGCGGTGACCATCGTGATCAGCTCCGTGGGCGGCTGGCTGTTCGGGATGCGCAACATGATGGTGTCCACGCTCGCGGAGGACTACGTCACCACCGCTGAGGCCAAAGGGCTGCGACCGCAGCGCATCCTCACGATGTACGCGTCGCGCAACGCGGCCATCCCCTCGATCGCCGGGTTCGCGATCACGCTCGGGTTCGTCGTGGCCGGCTCCATCGTCATGGAGCAGGTCTTCACCTACCCGGGCATCGGGAAGCTCATGTTCCAGGCCGTGCAGAACAGCGACTACGCACTGATGCAGGGAGTCTTCCTCGTCATCACGCTGACGGTGCTCGCCGCCAACTTCATCATGGACCTCGTCTACGGATACATCGACCCGAGGGCACGCCACAATGTCTGA
- the gcvT gene encoding glycine cleavage system aminomethyltransferase GcvT, with protein MTPARYTPLRERHEALGASFTDFGGWQMPVRYTSDLAEHHAVRQAAGLFDISHMAEFLIEGTDAAAYLDHALAGRISTMAVGKAKYSLVLAEAGGIVDDVIVYRLADDRFLIISNAGNRDAVAEALPQRTGTFDVAVSDVSDGYALLAVQGPAAEAIVAATAGIDEVSVPWDEQKYYAWASATYAGVPLLIARTGYTGEDGFELLVRAADAPALWDAVVAAGQQHGLVPAGLAARDTLRLEAGMPLYGHELSLDTKPAQAGLGRVVAADKEAFVGKDGVAAESDARVLTGLSAEGKRAGRAGYAVVTEDGAVVGEITSGALSPTLGHPIAMAYIDPSALAADLFLDVRGTKIPAVVTDLPFYRRTK; from the coding sequence ATGACCCCAGCTCGGTACACACCTCTGCGCGAGCGTCACGAAGCGCTCGGCGCATCGTTCACCGACTTCGGCGGCTGGCAGATGCCGGTGCGCTACACCTCGGACCTCGCTGAGCACCACGCGGTCCGGCAGGCCGCCGGACTCTTCGACATCTCGCACATGGCCGAGTTCCTCATCGAAGGAACGGATGCCGCGGCCTACCTCGATCACGCGCTCGCGGGGCGGATCTCGACCATGGCCGTCGGCAAGGCGAAGTACTCGCTCGTGCTCGCGGAAGCGGGCGGGATCGTCGACGACGTCATCGTCTACCGCCTCGCCGACGACCGCTTCCTGATCATCTCCAACGCCGGGAACCGGGATGCCGTGGCCGAGGCGCTGCCGCAGCGCACCGGGACGTTCGACGTCGCGGTCTCCGACGTCTCGGACGGCTACGCGCTCCTGGCGGTGCAGGGACCGGCCGCCGAGGCGATCGTCGCGGCGACCGCCGGAATCGACGAGGTCTCGGTCCCCTGGGACGAGCAGAAGTACTACGCATGGGCCTCGGCCACCTACGCCGGCGTGCCGCTGCTGATCGCACGGACCGGGTACACCGGCGAGGACGGCTTCGAGCTGCTCGTCCGCGCCGCGGACGCCCCGGCGCTCTGGGATGCCGTGGTGGCGGCCGGACAGCAGCACGGCCTGGTGCCGGCGGGGCTCGCCGCCCGCGACACGCTGCGTCTCGAGGCCGGCATGCCGCTCTACGGGCATGAGCTCTCCCTCGACACGAAGCCGGCGCAGGCCGGACTCGGCAGGGTCGTCGCCGCCGACAAGGAGGCGTTCGTCGGCAAGGACGGCGTCGCCGCGGAATCCGACGCCCGCGTCCTCACCGGGCTGTCGGCCGAGGGCAAGCGCGCAGGCCGGGCGGGATACGCCGTGGTCACCGAAGACGGCGCCGTCGTCGGCGAGATCACCAGCGGCGCGCTCAGCCCGACGCTCGGCCACCCGATCGCGATGGCCTACATCGATCCCTCGGCGCTCGCCGCCGACCTGTTCCTGGATGTGCGGGGCACGAAGATCCCCGCCGTCGTGACCGATCTGCCTTTCTACCGGAGGACGAAATGA
- a CDS encoding ABC transporter ATP-binding protein, producing the protein MSTLEARHLIKDFKLRSGFKTTTLHAVKDVSFTIEAGRTIALVGESGSGKSTIARMLMKLETPTAGDILLDGAPSGTSGRALARYRSDVQMVFQDPFASLNPFHTIIHHLERPLRIHHPKLSRDEVRAKALDLLERVRLSPAESFAERRPHELSGGQRQRIAIARALAPGARFIVADEPVSMLDVSIRLGVLNLLADLQREENLGVLYITHDLATARHFSDEILVMYRGDIVERGPADEVILNPQHEYTKTLLEAAPDPENMGRLRDEVRAELTGS; encoded by the coding sequence ATGAGCACCCTGGAAGCGCGACACCTGATCAAGGACTTCAAGCTCCGGTCCGGATTCAAGACCACGACGCTGCACGCCGTGAAGGACGTGTCGTTCACGATCGAGGCGGGCAGGACCATCGCCCTGGTCGGGGAGTCGGGCAGCGGCAAGTCGACGATCGCCCGCATGCTGATGAAGCTCGAGACGCCCACGGCGGGGGACATCCTGCTCGACGGCGCCCCCAGCGGAACGAGCGGCAGGGCTCTCGCGCGCTACCGCTCGGATGTGCAGATGGTCTTCCAGGATCCGTTCGCGTCACTGAACCCGTTCCACACGATCATTCATCACCTCGAGCGGCCGCTGCGGATCCATCATCCGAAGCTGTCGCGCGACGAGGTGCGGGCCAAGGCCCTGGACCTGCTCGAGCGCGTCCGGCTCTCCCCGGCGGAGAGCTTCGCCGAGCGCCGTCCGCACGAGCTCTCCGGTGGTCAGCGTCAGCGCATCGCGATCGCGCGGGCGCTCGCGCCCGGCGCGCGTTTCATCGTCGCCGACGAGCCGGTGTCGATGCTCGACGTGTCGATCCGGCTCGGCGTGCTGAACCTCCTCGCCGACCTGCAGCGCGAGGAGAACCTCGGCGTGCTCTACATCACGCACGATCTGGCGACCGCGCGGCACTTCAGCGACGAGATCCTCGTGATGTACCGCGGCGACATCGTCGAAAGGGGCCCGGCGGACGAGGTGATCCTCAACCCGCAGCACGAGTACACCAAGACGCTCCTGGAGGCCGCGCCCGACCCCGAGAACATGGGGCGGCTTCGTGACGAGGTGCGCGCGGAACTGACCGGGAGCTGA